One window from the genome of Saccharomyces mikatae IFO 1815 strain IFO1815 genome assembly, chromosome: 2 encodes:
- the DTR1 gene encoding Dtr1p (similar to Saccharomyces cerevisiae DTR1 (YBR180W); ancestral locus Anc_8.570), producing the protein MEGKPFQKRKLGLQINSQDSGTSQTTFHSTQDLVDDVINESWDRVNQGNNDAGKQIFHDQVDSSPSLSAQKANTKEEEVAIKSSNSQSTDPLADTRENIPYTYFSKDRRLIIFGIIIFIGFLGPMSGNIYIPALPLLQREFGVSATTINATVSVFMAVFSVGPLFWGALADFGGRKFLYMASLSLMLIVNILLAAVPVNIAALFVLRVFQAFASSSVISLGAGTVTDVVPPKHRGKAIAYFMMGPNMGPIIAPIVAGLILMKGDYWRWLFGFTAIIAGIALILVSALLPETLRCIVGNGDPRWSEKKNESKNKEHSSVKGNEILRWHLFPDMGIRKPVTNDQFFRQKFPKPPKAGITLYWKMIKCPPILITSISTALLFSSYYAFSVTFSYYLENDYHFTMLEIGAAYVCPGVAMLLGSQSGGHLSDYLRSRWIKSHPEKKFPAECRLLLNLVGILLTICGTVGYGWSIFFHYHFVVLLVFSALTAFGMTWCSNTSMTYLTELFPKRAAGTVAVSSFFRNIGAAVSSAIILQLCRAMGVGWCFTGLGMCSLISLIGMLYLIISQRKYTPEDF; encoded by the coding sequence ATGGAAGGCAAACcgtttcaaaaaagaaaattaggTTTGCAAATAAACTCGCAAGATAGTGGAACAAGCCAGACAACATTTCACTCGACTCAAGATTTAGTAGACGATGTAATTAATGAAAGCTGGGATCGTGTAAATCAAGGGAATAATGATGCAGGCAAGCAGATTTTTCATGATCAGGTAGATTCTTCCCCGTCCTTATCGGCACAGAAAGCGAATAcgaaagaggaagaggtAGCTATCAAGTCATCGAACTCACAATCAACAGACCCTCTTGCAGACACTCGAGAAAATATTCCATACACGTATTTTAGCAAGGATCGAAGGTTAATTATTTTTggtattatcatttttataGGGTTTTTGGGCCCAATGTCAggaaatatatacattCCAGCGTTACCTCTGTTACAAAGAGAATTTGGTGTAAGTGCAACGACGATAAATGCTACAGTTTCTGTATTTATGGCCGTTTTCTCAGTAGGCCCACTCTTTTGGGGCGCTCTTGCAGATTTtggaggaagaaaattcCTATATATGGCATCGTTATCACTAATGTTAATTGTTAATATACTATTAGCTGCCGTACCGGTGAATATTGCGGCGCTCTTCGTATTGAGAGTTTTCCAAGCTTTCGCTTCCAGTTCTGTAATTTCTTTGGGGGCCGGCACCGTAACAGACGTTGTTCCTCCCAAACACAGAGGAAAGGCAATAGCGTACTTCATGATGGGCCCAAATATGGGTCCCATCATAGCACCTATTGTTGCTGGACTAATTTTAATGAAAGGAGATTACTGGAGATGGCTTTTTGGTTTCACTGCTATTATTGCAGGAATAGCGTTAATCTTGGTAAGTGCGCTTCTTCCAGAAACATTGCGTTGTATTGTTGGCAATGGGGATCCTAGATggagtgaaaaaaagaatgaatcaaagaataaagaacATTCATCCGTGAAAGGAAATGAAATATTACGTTGGCATCTATTCCCAGACATGGGTATTCGCAAACCAGTCACTAATGATCAATTTTTTCGacaaaaatttccaaaaccACCTAAAGCAGGTATAACTCTATACTGGAAAATGATTAAATGTCCCCCAATTTTAATTACATCAATCAGCACTgcacttttattttccagTTACTATGCCTTTAGCGTTACATTTTCATATTATCTTGAAAATGACTACCATTTTACTATGTTAGAAATTGGTGCTGCTTATGTCTGTCCAGGTGTAGCCATGTTACTAGGATCTCAATCTGGTGGCCACCTTTCAGATTATCTTCGCTCACGCTGGATCAAAAGTCATCCCGAAAAGAAGTTTCCTGCAGAGTGTCGTTTATTATTAAATCTAGTTGGGATTTTACTAACGATATGCGGTACAGTTGGATATGGTTGGTCGatcttctttcattatcaCTTTGTAGTTCTTTTGGTTTTCTCTGCTCTCACTGCTTTTGGTATGACCTGGTGTAGCAACACCTCAATGACATATCTCACTGAGTTATTCCCTAAAAGAGCCGCTGGGACTGTCGCGGTTAGTAGTTTCTTTAGAAACATTGGTGCAGCGGTAAGTTCTGCTATTATCTTACAACTTTGTAGAGCAATGGGAGTTGGGTGGTGTTTTACCGGGCTGGGTATGTGCAGCTTGATATCTTTGATTGGGATGTTGTATCTAATcatttctcaaagaaaatatactcCGGAAGATTTTTAA
- the RPS6B gene encoding 40S ribosomal protein eS6 (similar to Saccharomyces cerevisiae RPS6B (YBR181C) and RPS6A (YPL090C); ancestral locus Anc_8.567) has translation MKQGVLLPTRIKLLLTKNVSCYRPRRDGERKRKSVRGAIVGPDLAVLALVIIKKGEQELEGLTDTTVPKRLGPKRANNIRKFFGLSKEDDVRDFVIRREVTKGEKTYTKAPKIQRLVTPQRLQRKRHQRALKVRNAQAQREAAAEYAQLLAKRLSERKAEKAEIRKRRASSLKA, from the coding sequence ATGAAACAAGGTGTTTTGTTGCCAACCAGAATCAAGTTGTTGTTGACCAAGAACGTTTCTTGTTACAGACCAAGACGTGATggtgaaagaaagagaaagtcCGTCAGAGGTGCCATTGTTGGCCCAGATTTGGCTGTTTTGGCTTTGGTCATTATCAAGAAGGGTGAGCAAGAATTGGAAGGTCTAACTGACACCACTGTTCCAAAAAGATTAGGTCCAAAGAGAGCTAACAACATCAGAAAGTTCTTCGGTTTGTCCAAGGAAGATGATGTTCGTGATTTTGTCATCAGAAGAGAAGTTACCAAGGGTGAAAAGACTTACACTAAGGCTCCAAAGATTCAAAGATTAGTCACTCCTCAAAGATTGCAAAGAAAGAGACATCAAAGAGCTTTGAAAGTCAGAAACGCTCAAGCTCAAAGAGAAGCTGCTGCTGAATACGCTCAATTGTTGGCTAAGAGATTGtctgaaagaaaagcagAAAAGGCTGAAAtcagaaagagaagagcttcttctttgaaggCTTAA
- the SMP1 gene encoding Smp1p (similar to Saccharomyces cerevisiae SMP1 (YBR182C) and RLM1 (YPL089C); ancestral locus Anc_8.566): MGRRKIEIEPIKDDRNRTVTFIKRKAGLFKKAHELSVLCQVDIAVIILGSNNTFYEYSSVDMSNLITVHQNNSELPHNIIEPSDYGDYVKKPRIVLNERKRRRKRGTVLKPDSHSEGCASSNVQSNGYLGASLMSNENEGARIRTPLVHYQGNTSQIGSNNFEFTKKNADHPILQDGLNSGEGFHAGHYKETNGQQVHVNDAVHPDDMNKRIALNSHSLLLGTKQRSYDNFFPSPYEHLPRPPLPVNLVSHIPPIQSQFVQIIPANTNPMAGSFNGISGTMKFEKRQNIHPQVSISNVSDEGAPTQTTVYHLNEVNRNRPKLTERPSLKLNISRATNDICQQSPVVYSRTASPNLNVQHTSDRLLSSAMSSPFACSNIVRYNNNDTNGSNHSGPYGSTYINGETSFLKPPIGRPPKLPKSTSSSIVVFPSSVTRPDRKSTSPTESSI; this comes from the coding sequence ATGggtagaagaaaaatcgAAATCGAGCCTATAAAGGATGACAGAAATCGTACAGTGACTTTTATAAAGCGAAAAGCCGGGCTGTTTAAAAAAGCTCATGAATTGTCAGTGCTTTGTCAAGTAGATATTGCAGTCATTATTTTGGGATCAAATAATACATTTTACGAGTACTCTTCTGTTGATATGAGCAACTTGATTACTGTTCATCAGAATAACAGCGAGCTCCCCCATAACATCATAGAACCTTCCGATTACGGCGACTATGTGAAAAAACCACGTATTGTCCTgaatgaaagaaaacgtaggagaaaaagaggaaCCGTGCTAAAACCGGATTCCCATTCTGAAGGTTGTGCAAGTTCCAATGTACAGAGCAATGGTTATTTGGGCGCTTCGTTGATGTCAAACGAGAACGAAGGCGCCCGTATACGTACTCCGTTGGTGCATTATCAGGGAAACACATCTCAAATTGGATCTAATAACTTtgaatttacaaaaaaaaatgccgATCATCCGATTTTGCAAGACGGTTTAAACTCAGGCGAGGGTTTTCATGCTGGTCATTATAAAGAAACTAACGGTCAACAAGTTCATGTAAACGATGCAGTTCATCCGGACGATATGAATAAGAGAATTGCCTTGAATTCACATTCGCTTCTTCTTGGAACTAAACAACGTAGTTATGATAACTTTTTCCCGTCACCTTATGAACACTTACCAAGGCCTCCATTACCTGTGAATTTGGTGAGCCATATTCCACCGATTCAATCACAGTTTGTACAAATTATTCCGGCTAATACAAACCCAATGGCGGGATCATTCAATGGTATAAGTGGTACTatgaaatttgaaaaaagacaaaatatACACCCACAagtttcaatttcaaatgtTTCAGATGAAGGAGCTCCAACACAGACAACAGTTTACCATTTGAACGAGGTAAACAGAAATAGACCAAAACTTACAGAGAGGCCATCTTTGAAGTTAAACATCTCGAGGGCTACAAATGATATCTGCCAACAGTCACCAGTAGTTTATTCAAGAACAGCATCCCCGAACTTGAATGTACAGCACACTTCCGATCGACTTCTTAGCAGCGCCATGTCTTCACCGTTTGCTTGTTCGAACATTGTGagatataataataatgatacaAACGGCTCAAATCATAGTGGTCCGTATGGCAGCACATACATAAATGGCGAGACCTCCTTCCTTAAGCCGCCGATTGGTAGACCTCCAAAACTTCCAAAAAGCACATCTTCCTCTATCGTGGTATTTCCTTCCTCAGTAACCCGTCCAGATCGGAAATCGACAAGTCCGACAGAATCCTCCATTTGA